From a region of the Constantimarinum furrinae genome:
- a CDS encoding inorganic phosphate transporter — MIFIILCIAACFLAYSNGANDNFKGVATLFGSGTTNYKKAISWATVTTFAGSIAAIFLAGTLVKNFSGKGLVPDDLIQNPVFAISIALGAAITVLLATKIGMPISTTHSLVGGLFGAGVMAIGANFNFAKLGNTFLMPLIVSPLMAAVLSFIAYIIFRKLRKKLGVTKKSCVCISENQASTRLSGSELSMQAHKSIEVTTCEEKCVENYNGQVLGITSQSVLDSLHFLSAGVVSFARGLNDTPKIVGLLIIINTIDIKYGMIAVAITMAIGGLMNAKKVGITMSKKITPMNHGQGFTANLITGILVTTASIHGMPVSTTHVSVGSIFGIGTASKKADVKMISKILISWVLTLPIAALMSALCFKVLESIL; from the coding sequence ATGATCTTTATCATTCTATGTATTGCTGCTTGCTTTTTAGCCTATAGTAACGGAGCGAACGATAACTTTAAAGGAGTTGCTACCCTGTTTGGGAGTGGAACGACCAATTACAAAAAAGCAATTAGTTGGGCCACAGTAACCACGTTTGCCGGATCTATTGCCGCAATTTTTTTAGCAGGAACCTTGGTTAAGAATTTTTCAGGAAAGGGACTGGTTCCCGACGATCTTATTCAAAATCCTGTATTTGCCATTTCCATTGCTTTAGGAGCTGCTATTACTGTACTTCTGGCTACTAAAATAGGGATGCCCATTTCAACCACACATAGTCTGGTAGGCGGATTATTTGGAGCAGGCGTGATGGCGATTGGAGCCAATTTTAACTTTGCAAAACTGGGAAACACCTTTTTAATGCCGTTAATTGTGAGTCCGCTGATGGCCGCAGTACTCAGTTTTATTGCATACATAATTTTTAGAAAACTCCGGAAGAAACTTGGCGTTACCAAAAAAAGTTGTGTTTGTATTTCTGAAAATCAGGCTTCTACCCGACTTTCAGGTTCAGAACTCAGTATGCAGGCACATAAAAGTATCGAGGTTACCACCTGTGAAGAAAAATGCGTGGAAAACTATAATGGGCAGGTCTTAGGGATTACATCCCAAAGCGTACTGGACAGCCTACATTTTCTGAGCGCAGGAGTGGTAAGCTTCGCCAGAGGCCTTAATGATACTCCAAAAATAGTAGGACTACTTATTATCATTAATACGATCGATATAAAATATGGCATGATCGCGGTCGCCATTACCATGGCCATTGGTGGTCTTATGAACGCAAAAAAAGTAGGGATCACTATGAGTAAAAAGATCACTCCTATGAATCACGGACAGGGATTTACGGCCAATTTGATCACCGGGATTCTGGTAACTACGGCTAGCATTCACGGGATGCCGGTCTCAACGACCCACGTTTCGGTGGGATCTATTTTTGGGATAGGGACAGCTTCGAAAAAAGCAGATGTAAAAATGATCTCCAAGATCTTAATATCTTGGGTACTTACGTTGCCTATTGCAGCCCTAATGAGCGCACTGTGCTTTAAAGTCCTGGAAAGTATTTTGTAA
- the arsM gene encoding arsenosugar biosynthesis arsenite methyltransferase ArsM has protein sequence MSYLDTTHDVYKEAALSPDIGLCCTTNPIWELPGLKIPKIMQEMNYGCGSTVHARDLTNNPKTLYVGVGGGMELLQFSYFNRQKNGVVGVDVVDEMLEASRKNFKEAETLNPWFKSEFVELKKGDALNLPVEDNSIDVAAQNCLFNIFKEEDLKKAIEEMYRVLKPHGRLVMSDPTCEQPMNETLRNDDRLRALCLSGSLPIKEYVKALTDVGFGTIEIRARKPYRILDPKHYPTNELIYIESIEVAAIKDPMPEDGPCVFTGKAAIYYGEDDYFDDKKGHILLKNQPIAICDKTAGALQSLGRDDIYFSESTFHYDGGGCC, from the coding sequence ATGAGCTATCTCGATACTACCCACGATGTTTATAAAGAAGCTGCTCTAAGTCCAGATATCGGACTTTGCTGTACCACCAATCCTATTTGGGAATTGCCCGGACTTAAGATCCCTAAGATCATGCAGGAAATGAACTATGGCTGTGGTAGCACGGTACATGCGCGTGACCTTACTAATAATCCGAAAACCCTCTATGTGGGAGTCGGCGGTGGAATGGAGTTATTACAATTCTCCTATTTTAACCGCCAAAAGAACGGCGTCGTTGGTGTAGATGTGGTAGATGAAATGCTCGAAGCATCCCGAAAGAATTTTAAAGAAGCTGAAACATTAAACCCATGGTTTAAAAGTGAGTTCGTTGAATTAAAAAAAGGAGATGCTTTAAATCTTCCGGTTGAGGACAATTCTATCGATGTGGCTGCTCAGAACTGCCTGTTCAATATTTTTAAGGAAGAAGACCTCAAAAAGGCGATCGAGGAAATGTACCGGGTATTAAAACCACATGGCCGACTGGTAATGAGTGATCCTACCTGCGAACAGCCCATGAACGAAACCTTGCGTAATGATGACCGCTTAAGAGCCTTATGTCTTAGCGGGAGCCTACCTATTAAGGAATACGTAAAGGCACTTACCGATGTTGGCTTCGGAACCATAGAGATTAGAGCCCGGAAACCTTACCGTATTTTAGATCCTAAACACTACCCTACCAACGAATTGATCTACATAGAATCCATCGAAGTAGCTGCCATAAAAGATCCAATGCCCGAAGACGGTCCCTGTGTCTTTACCGGAAAAGCAGCGATCTACTACGGTGAAGATGATTATTTTGACGACAAAAAGGGTCATATCCTTCTAAAAAATCAGCCGATAGCGATCTGCGACAAGACCGCCGGTGCATTACAAAGTTTAGGCAGGGATGATATCTACTTTAGTGAATCAACTTTTCATTACGACGGAGGAGGTTGCTGTTAG
- a CDS encoding sterol desaturase family protein has translation MEKYLNIFKDSYTGYFNYLLDEITRFHWENYFYGLIAVSLIVWLLELLFPWRKNQKIFRKDFWLDTFYMFFNFFLLNLIVLIFLSNTAEAVFNDVLGLVNLKLSDFELFDAKSMPFGLGLLVFFLISDFIQWNTHRLLHRVPFLWNFHKVHHSVKEMGFAAHLRYHWMEPVVYKSILYIPIAVIGGFGIESVAIVHFFALTIGHLNHANLGWDYGILRYVFNNPKMHIWHHAKVLPKHTKYGVNYGLTLSIWDYIFKTNHVPHDGRDIELGFPGDETFPKGFWSQEAYPLKTKK, from the coding sequence ATGGAGAAATACCTAAACATATTTAAAGATTCCTATACCGGATACTTCAATTATTTGCTCGATGAAATAACCCGTTTTCATTGGGAGAACTATTTCTATGGATTAATCGCGGTGTCGCTGATCGTTTGGTTACTGGAATTACTATTCCCATGGCGGAAAAACCAAAAGATATTTAGAAAGGACTTCTGGCTGGATACCTTTTATATGTTCTTTAATTTTTTTCTACTAAACCTCATCGTATTGATATTTCTGTCCAATACCGCTGAAGCGGTATTTAATGACGTACTCGGACTGGTGAATTTAAAACTTTCCGATTTTGAACTATTTGATGCCAAGTCCATGCCTTTCGGCCTTGGTCTGCTTGTTTTTTTCCTGATTTCAGATTTTATACAGTGGAATACTCACAGACTGCTCCACAGGGTTCCCTTCCTATGGAATTTTCATAAAGTACATCATTCTGTAAAGGAAATGGGCTTTGCGGCTCATCTCCGATATCACTGGATGGAGCCTGTGGTTTATAAATCGATCTTGTATATCCCCATAGCTGTCATTGGCGGATTTGGGATCGAGTCGGTGGCCATAGTACATTTCTTCGCACTTACCATAGGCCATTTAAACCATGCCAATCTGGGATGGGATTATGGTATTCTTCGGTATGTCTTCAACAATCCGAAGATGCATATCTGGCATCACGCCAAAGTTTTGCCAAAACACACCAAATACGGTGTTAATTACGGCCTAACTCTGAGTATTTGGGATTATATTTTTAAAACCAATCATGTGCCGCATGATGGGCGTGACATTGAACTCGGTTTTCCCGGCGATGAAACCTTTCCAAAAGGTTTTTGGAGCCAGGAGGCCTATCCGCTGAAAACCAAAAAATAA